The segment CGGCTACCAACCCGGAATTCGACATCCTCTGCCGCTCCGCCGTGCAGGTGAAGACCAGCCTGGACGTCAACGTGCAGCTCGGTGGCCAGAACTACGTGTTCTGGGGAGGCCGGGAAGGGTACATGACGCTTCTGAACACCAACATGAAACGGGAGCGCGAGCATCTGGGCCGGTACCTTGCCATGGCGCGTGACTACGGACGGAAGATTGGGTTCACCGGGACGTTCCTCATCGAACCGAAGCCGATGGAACCGACCAAGCACCAGTACGACTACGATGCCCAGACGGCCATTGCGTTCATCAGGGAGTTCGGGCTGGAGAAGGATTTCAAGTGCAACATCGAGGCGAACCACGCCACGCTGGCCGGTCACTCGTTCGACCATGACCTGCAGGTGTGCGCCGACAACGGCCTCTTGGGTTCGGTGGACGCCAACCAGGGAGACCGGTTCAACGGATGGGACACCGACGAGTTCCCGTCGGATGTGTACGAGACGACCCGTGCCATGCTGGTGATCCTCCGCAGCGGAGGACTGCACACCGGCGGACTGAACTTCGACGCAAAGCGTCGGCGCAACTCCACCGATCCGGAAGACCTGTTCATCGCCCACATCGGAGGGATGGACTCGTTCGCCCTGGGTCTGGAGATCGCCTACCGGATCATCCAGGACGGCAAGCTTGACAAGTTCGTTACGGACCGCTACACCTCGTACGACACCGGACTGGGCAGGCAGTTCGAGGACGGAAAGCTGGATTTCGCCCAGCTGGCCGAGCACGGCATGCACGCGCCCTGCAGGCTGGTCAGCGGGAAGCAGGAGTACCTGAACAACCTGTTGAACGACTACCTGTTTGGTCGGTAAAAAAAATCCATGCGGTTGCATGGATCTTACAGGAGCAAGGCCGCCGGAATGGCGGCCTTGTGTTGTCTCAGATGAACAGGTTGACGTCTCCTTTGCTCGCTTCTCCCATGTAGGTGCCGACTCCCCCGACCTCGACGCCGTCCAGGAGTTCGTCCTTGGTGATGCCCATGATGTCCATCGACATCTGGCAGGCGATGAACCGCACGTTGTTCTGCTTGGCCGTCTGGAACATCGTCTTGAGCTGGTCGACCTGTTTCTTCTTCATCCGGCCCTTCATCATTTTCGGCCCCATGCCGCAGAAGTTCATCGACGAGAGGGACAGGTCATCCATGTTCTTGGGAAGCATGGCGCCGAACATTTTGCCCATGAAGTCCTTCTTCACCCGATGGTCCGGCTTCTTCCTGAGGACGGAAAGCCCCCAGAAGGTGAAGAACATCGTCACCGGTTTTCCGGATGCCGCCGCTCCGTTGGCAAGTACGAACGCCGCCAGGGCGCGGTCGAAATCATTGGAGAAGACGATGATCGTCGCCGCTTTGGTGCAGACCGGGATGGAACACGCCTCTTTCTGCTCTCCCTTCTTGATGGATGCCGTGATGATGCCTCCGTCTTCCGTCACGCCCTCCAGCGTGTTGCCGGTCATCTGGCACCACGATTTGACGTCACTGCGGAAACCGGGATCGGTCGCCTTGACGATCAGGCGCTCGCCGACATCCAGCGAGTCCATCTTCTGTTTCAGTGATACGATCGGGCCGGGGCACTGCAGGCCGCAGGCGTCCAGCGTCAGCGAATCGTCTCCTTTTGCTTCCATCTTCGGTTCCTCCTTGATCGTCATCGCTTCCTTGTCGGCGATGACGGCATGCCAGCTCTTGTATCCTCCGGTGACGTTCACCACGTTGGTGAACCCATGCTGCAAGAGCACCCGTCCCGCAATGTGTCCCCTGAGCCCGATGGCGCACATCAGAACGATCGGGCGGTCCTTGGGCAGCTTGTCCAGGTGTTCCCGGATGGACGCGTGGGGCAGGTTCACCGCCCCGCTGATCGAACCGAGGGAATACTCCATCGCCGTCCGGACATCCACCAGGTACGCGCCGTTCTTCACCATCTCCTCGCCTGCTGCCAGTCGACCAGATGGTCCAGGCCATCCAGATCGTTGGACGCGATGAAGCCCAGCATGTTCAGCGTGTCCTTGGCGCTGTTGAACGGAGGCGCGTAGGCCTGTTCGAACGACTCCAGATCCCGTACCGTCCCGCCATGGGAAAGCAGTACGGAAAGCACGTCGATCTTCTTGTCCACCCCATGGTAGCCGACCACCTGGCCGCCCAGGAGCTTGCCGGACGGCTTCTCATAGACGATCTTCGCCGTCAGCTGGGTGGAGCCGGGGTAGTAGGACGCGTGGTCCGGCGTGTGGGTGACGGCCACTCCGAAGGTCAACCCTTCCTTGGCCGCCGTACGTGCGTTCATTCCGACACTTCCCGCCGCCAGGTCAAACACCTTGGCCACCGACGCGCCGTAGGTGCCCGGGTATGGGGTGGTGGGCTTGCCCAGCACGATGGAATCGGCGCACAGCCGCGCCATCTTGTTGGCCGGTCCCGCCAGGGCCACGGCCCACGGTTTTCCGGTGAACGGAGAAGGAAAGGCGATGGCGTCCCCGATGGCCCAGATGAACGGATCGCTGGTCTGGAACTTCTCGTTGACCAGATGTATCCCTTTCGCATCCACGGTGAGTCCCGCCTCTTTTGCCAGGTGGGAATCCGGCATCACGCCGATGGAGAGGATCACCAGATCGACGTCGCTGATCGTCTTGTCGGGAAGCACCACCTGTACGGTATCCCCGGTTCGGACGATTTTCTGCAGGGGGCTGGAGAGCCTGAGCTCGACCCCATGGCTGCGCAGCGCCTGATGGACGAACACCGCCATGTCGTAATCCAGCGGCGTCATGCACTGCGGGGCGGCCTCGACCAACGTGACGGCGATGCCTTTCTCCGAAAGGTTCTCCGCCATCTCCAGACCGATGAACCCACCACCGACGACCACCGCTTTCTTGGCCTTTTTCATCGTGGCCACCACACGGTCGATGTCCGGAATGTTCCGTACCGTCAGGACGGCCGGGTCATCCACGCCGGGAAGCGGCGGGACGAACGGCTTGGCGCCGGGACTGAGCACCAGCGCGTCATACGCCTGTTTCTGCTCTTTCCCGTCCTTTCCCTTCACCGTGACGGTTTTCCCCTTGGGGTCGATGGCCGTCACTTCCGTGTCGGTGTGAAGCTGGATGCCGAACACATCGGTGAATGTCGCGGGAGGGGTGACAAGCAGCCGTTCCCGGTCCTGGATGACGCCTCCGGCGTAGTAGGGAAGCCCGCAGTTGGCGAAGCTGACGTACGGCCCCTTCTCATACAGGATGATGGTCGCGTCCTCATCCAGTCTCCGTAATCTCGCCGCGGCACCCGCGCCGCCGGCGACTCCTCCCACCACCACATAGGTCTTGCCACTCATTCCGTTTCTCCTTTTGTGAGCATCTGGTTGATATACGCCGGGATGGCCACATCACTGCTTTTTATCAAGGAAAGGGCTTTCTCGCCTTCCTCCGTGATGGACACCACGTTGTTCCGCCGGTCCACCGGGGAGCTGGAGCGCACCACCAACTTTTTCTGTTCCAGGACATCCAGAAGCCGGGTCATCCGGGAAGGGGAAAGCCGCATCTGGCAGGCGATGCTTTTCCCATCCTCGTACCCGTGTTCCAGCGCGCAGAGCAGGGATGCCTGCATGAACGTCAGCTGGTATTTCCGCTGGATGTCGTCTTCGATTTTCTGGATATCCACGATCAGGCGCCGTAAGGCGCAGAAGTCCACCATACCCACCTCGGATAAATATTTGATATTAACAATTATTGATACTAGCAACTAATTGGAAACCTGTCAACATTTTGTTGCCGTACCACTGGAAAAATGTCGTCCAGGTGATACGATGGAGAAAACGTGGTACACTGGAATCCGATTGGATTTGGAAACAAGAGGAGTTGCGAATGCTTGATGTAGAGAAACTCAAACAACAGGCGCTGGAGATCCGCAAGCTGACCATCATGGAGATCGGTCATTTCGGCTCCGGGCACATCGGCGGCAGCATGTCCATCGTCGAACTGCTGACCTACCTGTATTACTATGAGATGCGTATCGATCCGAAAAACCCCAAGAAAGAGGACCGTGACCGGTTCGTCTGCAGCAAGGGGCATGCCGGCCCGGCCGTCTACGCCACCCTTGCCAGCAAAGGATATTTTCCGCAGGAGCTTTTGATGACGCTCAACCAGGGCGGAACCAAGCTTCCGTCCCACTGCGACATGACCAAGACCCCGGGCATCGACTTCACCGGAGGCTCGCTGGGGCAGGGGATCAGCGCGGCGGTGGGCATCGCCCTGGGACAGAAGATCAAACACATCGACGCCCATACGTTCGTCGTCATCGGGGATGGCGAGAGCCAGGAAGGCGAAGTGTGGGAGGCGGCGGAGACGGCTGCCCAGTGGAAGCTGGACAATCTGATCGCCTTCACCGACTTCAACCGCCTGCAGCTGGACGGTCCGACGGAGGACATCGTCTCGATGGACAACATCGACGCGCGGTGGCTCGGGTTCGGCTGGCATGTGCAGCGGATCTGCGGCCATGATTTCCGCCAGATCGATGACGCCGTGCGTCACGCCAAGGCGGAGCCGGGACGGCCGCACATGATCATCATGGACACACAGAAATCCCATGGGTACATCCCTGGTGAGAACAGTACGAAGAACCACAGCATGGCGTTCAATGAACAGCAGGCAAAAGAAGCCGTCGCCGCACTGTACGCCCGGGAGGGGGTGAAAGCATGAGAGACACCAAAGACATTCCGTTTATGCGTGACGCCCTGATGGCGTCGGTCAATGACCTTGCCGCGGAGCACAAGGAGATCGTCTTTCTGGACGCCGACCTCTCCTCCTGCATCGGGAGCACCAGCTTCCAGAAGCTGTACCCCGACCGGTTCTACAACTGTGGCATCGCCGAAGCCAACATGGTCGCCGTGGCGGCGGGCCTCTCCTCGATGGGTCTGGTTCCGTTCGTCCACAGCTTCGGCTGCTTCGCCAGCCGGCGTGCGTTCGACCAGTTCTACATCTCCGTCGGCTATGCCCACCAGGTGATCCACCTGATCGGCAGCGATCCCGGCGTGCTGGCCCAGTACAACGGCGGCACCCACATGCCGTTTGAGGACATCGGCCTGATGCGCCAGGTCCCCGGGGTGATCATCATCGACCCCAGTGACAAGCAGAGCATGTACGAGCTGACCCGGCAGGTGTACGAGAGCGGAAAAATCTCCTACACCCGCTCCGGCCGGAAGACCAACACCTACCGCTATCCTGTCGGGACGACGGAGATCAAGCTGGGCAAGGGCATTGTCCTGTCCGAGGGGGAGGACCTTGGCATCTTCGCCACCGGTGAGGTGATGGTCAACGCCGCAACCGAAGCGGTGAAGCTCCTGGCGGAGAAGGGCATCAAGGCGACGCTGGTTGACCTGCATACCATCCGGCCGCTGGACACCGATCTGGTTTCCAAGGTTGCCGCCAAGACAGGCCGCATTCTGGTCTGTGAGAACGGCCGCTATCCTGGCGGCGTCGGCGAGGAGATCGCCGCGTACCTGGCAAAGACCAACCCGGTGAAGATGGATTTCGTCAATGTCGGCGAGGAATTCGGTGAGGTGGGGACGCTTTCCTACCTGACCGGACGGTTCGGATTCACCGCGCCGCACATCGCTGAAGTCGCCGAAGCGCTGGCCAAGCGCTGATGACCACCAGCCCATGGGTATCCCCCATGGGCCGTTTTATATCCGGAGGAACAGATGAAGGTGCAGTTGGAGACCATCCCGGTATGGGATGCCCTGAAGGCGGGTGGGGAATGCTTCCTCTGCGACCTGAAGGCGGAGAGTGAGGCGGATGCCGTACGGTTCTACCTGGGCCCGTCGGTGATGAACCCGGAAACCCGGGTGAAGGTCAATGAGAACGGATTCTGTCCCCGTCACTTTGAGGCGTTGATCGCCGCAGGCAAACCGCAGGGACTTGGCCTGATGGCCGAGACCTACCTGGAGGCGGACCGCGCCGCCTGGAAAGCCTCGCTGGAAGGACTTCTTTCCGCCAAGGCGGGCCGGAAGCTGGACAAGGCGGTGGAAGGCGTTCGGCAAAGCGGTCGCGTCCCGCGCCCCCCACTGCCTGATCTGCCACCAGATCGAGGAGCGGGAGGTCCGGTACCTGTACACCACGGCCAGTCTGTTCGGGTCGGACCCGGAATTCCGCGACGCCCTTGCCCATTCCAAAGGGTTCTGCATCCCCCATTTCCAACGGCTCCTCACCATTTCCCGCGACGCGCTCTCTCCCGCCGACCGCGCCTCGTTCGTCCATCTGATCACCCAGGTGGAGATGGACAACCTCACCAGACTGCAGGGAGAGGTGACCTGGATGACGGAGAAGTACAAGACGGAGAACTTCGACAAACCGTGGAACGGGTGCGAGGATGCCCAGAAGCGGGTCGTTCGGAAGCTTGTCGGTCATGCAAGGGAATTTGTTAAAACTGAAGAATAATATTCCTATTAATCTTATATTATTACCGTATTCACATTATTAAGCGTTTTAATCGAGAAGTTAGCAACAATTTTCTTGAAATGTTCACATTACTTTGTAAGACTCTTGAAACTTTTTGGGGAACTTCGTATACCAAAAAGCGTAAGGAGAACGAAGCTATGGGAACGGAACAAACGGAACGCTTTGAAGGTCAGAACGAGCTGGAGGCTTTGATCCAGAAGGTCAAGCGGGCCCAGGTGCTGTACGCCTCGTATTCCCAGGAGAAGGTGGATGCCATTTTCCGGGCGGCGGCCATTGCGGCGAACAACGCCCGCATCTCGCTGGCGCAGGATGCCGTCCAGGAGACGGGCATGGGCATCGTGGAAGACAAGGTCATCAAGAACCACTTCGCCGCCGAATACATTTTCCATAAGTACAAGGACGACAAGACCTGCGGAATCATCGAGGAAGACGAGGGTTTCGGCATCGAGAAGATCGCCGAACCCAAAGGGGTGATCTGCGGCATCATTCCGACGACCAACCCCACCTCCACGGCGATCTTCAAATCGTTGATCTCCCTGAAGACCCGCAACGCCATCATCTTCTCCCCCCATCCCCGGGCGAAGAAATGCACCTGTGACGCCGCGCGCATCGTGCGGGACGCCGCCGTGGCTGCGGGAGCGCCGGAAGACATCATCGGCTGGATCGAACAACCGACGATGGAGAAGACCGACTATCTGATGACCCATCCGCTGATCAATCTGATCCTGGCCACCGGGGGGCCGGGCATGGTCAAGGCGGCCTATTCCTCCGGGAAACCTGCCATCGGCGTCGGAGCGGGGAACACCCCGGCGCTTTTGGACAAGAGCTGCAACATCAAGATGGCCGTCGCCTCCATCTTGATGTCCAAGACGTTCGACAACGGCGTGGTGTGCGCTTCCGAACAATCCATCATCTGCCACAAGGACATCTACGACGAAGTGAAGAAGGAGCTGGCAGCCCAGGGGGCCCACTTCCTGAACAACCAGGAACTGGACAAGCTCCGCGCGGTGATCATCGACCCCAAGCGGGGGACGGTGAGCCCGGCGATCGTCGGACAGCCGGCATGGAAGATCGCCGAAGTGGCCGGTTTCTCCGTTCCCAAGGACACCAAGGTGTTGATCGGGGAGGTGACCCGCATCGAGGCGGACGAACCGTTCGCCCATGAGAAACTCTCTCCGGTGCTTGCCATGTACCGGTGCGACAACTTCGGTTCCGGCACCGACATGGCCGTCCATTTGATCGCCCTGGGAGGCTTTGGCCACACCAGCGTGCTGTACGTGGATGAAAAGGAACAGGACAAGATCGAGGCGTTCGGCAAGGCGGCCAAGACCAGCCGGGTGCTGGTCAACATGCCGGCCAGCCAGGGAGCCATCGGGGACATCTACAACTTCCGTCTGGAACCCAGCCTGACGTTGGGATGCGGCAGCTGGGGCAACAACTCCGTATCGGAGAACGTCGGACCGAAACATCTGCTGAACATCAAGACGGTAGCCGCCAGGAGGGAAAACATGCTGTGGTTCAAATTGCCTCCCAAAGTATACTTCAAATACGGATGCCTGCCCGTCGCGCTGCAGGAACTCGCCGGACGAAAGAAGGCGTTCATCGTCACGGACAGCTTCCTGTTCGGCAGCGGAATGATCGACAAGGTGACCAAACCGCTGGTGAAGATGGGCATCGAGTGCGAGGTGTTCCACCAGGTGAAGCCCGATCCCACGCTGGGGACGATCAACACGGCACTGGGGTTGGTCAACGCGTTCCATCCCGACATCTTCATCGCCGTCGGTGGCGGTTCCCCGATGGACGCGGCGAAGATCCTCTGGCTTCTGTACGAGCACCCCGAGGTGAAGTTCGACGGGCTGGCGCTCCGGTTCATGGATATCCGCAAGCGTATCTACGCGTTCCCCCACATGGGGGAGAAGGCCAAGCTGGTCTGCATCCCGACGACCAGCGGCACGGGATCGGAAGTGACGCCGTTCGCCATCATCACCGATGAGAATACCGGCATGAAGTACGCCATCGCCGATTACGCGCTCACGCCGTCCATGGCGATCGTCGATTCGGAACTGGCCATGGGACAGCCCAAGTCGCTGACCGCCTCCTGCGGCATCGACGTGCTGACCCACGCCCTGGAGGCGCTTGCCTCCAGCATGTCCACCGACTACACCAACGGTCTTGCGCTGGAAGCCGCCCGGGTGATCTTCAAATACCTGCCGGCCGCCTATGCCGACGGGACGGACCGCAAGGCACGGGAAAAGGTGCACAACGCCTCGACGATGGCCGGCATGGCGTTCGCCAACGCGTTCCTCGGATTGTGCCATTCCATGGCCCACAAGCTCGGCGCCCAGTTCCATGTTCCTCATGGGATGGCCAACGGCCTGCTTCTGACCAACATCATCCGGTTCAACGCCAACGACAACCCGACCAAACAGGCTGCGTTCCCCCAGTATGAGTTCCCCTCGGTGGTCTCCCGGTATGCCCGTGCGGCGGACTACATCGCCATGGCGGTCAACGACCAGAAGAATACGCCGTACGTGGTGACCAAACCGGGCATGACGATGGAACAGAAGGTCGAGGCCTTGATCGCAGGCATCGAAGCGTTGAAGAAGGTGCTGAACATCCCGCCGTCCATCAAGGAATGGGGGGTGGATGAGAAGGAGTTCCTGGACGCGGTGGATGAACTGTCGGTGAAGGCGTTCGACGACCAGTGCACCGGAACCAACCCCCGCTATCCGTTGATCAGCCAGATCAAGGCGCTGTACCTTGACAGCTACTACGGCAGGGCCTGGCACGAAGAGGCGTGAGCTGTTACGTTTCTGATTTCCGTTTTCGGGGCCGCGGCCTGAGCAAGGTCAACTGGCCCCCTTCTTTGTCTTCCCGGATCCGTTGCATCTGCAGGCGGGACGCCTTCAGGGAGCTGTCGTAGTGGTAGTAGTCCATCGTTTCCCGGTCGACCCGGTAGATCAACTGGTACGGCTTTCCGGGAAGGAACGCCACGGCCAGCGTCAGCTGGCGGGGGGCGTACATTCCCTTCAGGAGCAAGGCCTGCTTGGCGGTGATGTAGTCATCGTACAGCATCACCGTCATGGCGGTCTTTCCCGCCCGGTCATGCAGGATGATGTCGCTTTTCTCCGTCATCACATCAAAGACGAGATTCTTGGGAAACACCCGGTAGGACGGGGAGGTGTCGTCCACCGTCAACGACAGTTTCTCCCTGAGCTTCCGCTCCAGGTGTTCCGTCAGACGATGGGCGATGGCGGCCCGGTGTTTGGGCCGGGTGAACAGATAGGCGTCCGATGCGATCAAATCAGCGAGGGCGTCCTGGAAGACGTCGAACAGCACCATTGAGGTATACCGCGCATCGGAGCCGAAGTGTTCCATCAGGCGAATTCCACCGTCCATTCCATCGTGGCCACCTTGGCGATGGTGTTGTAGATGGAACAGTTGTGCGTCGCCTTCTCAAACGCCTTGGTGAAAAGCTGGGCGTCGGAGGCACCGGTGACGGTGACGTGGATGTCCACGCTCTTCAGCCACGTGGGGATTTCATCCCGCTTGACGCCGTGGGTCTGGAAGCTCATGTGCTCCCAACCGACGTGCATTTCCTTCGCGATGTCCTTGAACGTCATGAACAGGCATCCGCTCAAGGCCCCGAGCAGATACTCGTACGGGCCGGTGGTCGGCGTGTACGCGTACGCGTCCCCGGAAGGGGTGGTGAACTGGTAATGGTCCGGCACGAAATCGGCACGGACGGATCTTTCTTGGCTCATGGCTGTATCATAGCCTGTTTTTGACGGGAATTCCAGCGGATATCAAAACGGGACTCCGTTGGGGAGTCCCGTTCTTCAAATCACGCTTTGTCTTTGGCCGGAGGCATCCGCACGGCGATGTTGTCCATGGTCAGTTGCGCCTCGTCCACCGGCGACGGGGAGTCATCCATCGAGCAGACCCCCACCGTGTTCTTGGGGAACGCGATGACCTCGTGGATCGAGTTCTGCTCGCTGATGATCATCACCATCCGGTCGATGCCCGGGGCGATGCCGCCATGAGGAGGCGGTCCGTACTTGAAGGCGTCGAGCAGGAATCCGAAGGCCGCCTGGGCCTTCTCGTCCGGGTAGTTGCAGATGCGGAAGATCCGCTTCTGCAGCTCGATGTCATGAATACGAATCGAACCGCTGGCGCATTCATACCCGTTGCACACCATGTCGTACAGGTCTCCGATCACCGCACCGGGATCCTTCTCCAGCGTCGGGATGTACTCGGCCTGCGGCATGCTGAACATGTGGTGCGCCGCCTCCCAGTGACCTTCCTCCTCGTTGTACTCGAACAGCGGGAAGTCGATGATCCAGCAGAACGCGTAGGTGTGGGGCGGGATCAAATACAACTCTTTGCCAAGCCGGGAGCGGATGGCCCCCAGGCTTGCGCAGCACTTCTTCCAGTTCTCATGGGCGATGAACAACAGGAGGTCGCCTTCCTTGGCGTCAAAACGGGCGACCAGCTCGGACTCCAGGCCGGCAAGGTACTTGGAGATGCCACCTGAGAGCGTCCCGTTGGCTCCGACCTTCGCCCAGGCAAGCCCTTTGGCCCCATAGGTCTTGGCCGTCTCTTCCAGGCTGTCGATGTACTTGCGGGTGTACTCTTCCAGCGGCTTGTCCTTCGGACCGACGACCGCTTTCTTCTCCACCCGTTTCGGGTTGGGGGCGCAGATGGCCTTCACATGCCCTTTGGCCGCCAAAATGTCCTTGAACACGCCGAAGTTGGTCTTTGCGGCGAACTCGTCCATGTCCTGCATTTCCAGACCGAAGCGGAGATCCGGTTTGTCACACCCGTAGGTGTTCATCGAATCGTACCATTTGATCCTCCGGAAATGTTCCGGAAGGTCGTAATGGACCACTTCCTTGAACACCTGGCCGAACAGCCGTTCCATCAGCAGCAGGACATCGTCCCGCTTGACGAAACTCATCTCGACGTCCAGCTGGGTGAACTCAAGTTGCCGGTCCCCCCGGGCATCCTCGTCACGGTAGCACCGCGCGATCTGGAAGTACTTGTCCATGCCGCCGACCATCAACAGCTGC is part of the Sphaerochaeta sp. genome and harbors:
- a CDS encoding transketolase; this encodes MLDVEKLKQQALEIRKLTIMEIGHFGSGHIGGSMSIVELLTYLYYYEMRIDPKNPKKEDRDRFVCSKGHAGPAVYATLASKGYFPQELLMTLNQGGTKLPSHCDMTKTPGIDFTGGSLGQGISAAVGIALGQKIKHIDAHTFVVIGDGESQEGEVWEAAETAAQWKLDNLIAFTDFNRLQLDGPTEDIVSMDNIDARWLGFGWHVQRICGHDFRQIDDAVRHAKAEPGRPHMIIMDTQKSHGYIPGENSTKNHSMAFNEQQAKEAVAALYAREGVKA
- the adhE gene encoding bifunctional acetaldehyde-CoA/alcohol dehydrogenase gives rise to the protein MGTEQTERFEGQNELEALIQKVKRAQVLYASYSQEKVDAIFRAAAIAANNARISLAQDAVQETGMGIVEDKVIKNHFAAEYIFHKYKDDKTCGIIEEDEGFGIEKIAEPKGVICGIIPTTNPTSTAIFKSLISLKTRNAIIFSPHPRAKKCTCDAARIVRDAAVAAGAPEDIIGWIEQPTMEKTDYLMTHPLINLILATGGPGMVKAAYSSGKPAIGVGAGNTPALLDKSCNIKMAVASILMSKTFDNGVVCASEQSIICHKDIYDEVKKELAAQGAHFLNNQELDKLRAVIIDPKRGTVSPAIVGQPAWKIAEVAGFSVPKDTKVLIGEVTRIEADEPFAHEKLSPVLAMYRCDNFGSGTDMAVHLIALGGFGHTSVLYVDEKEQDKIEAFGKAAKTSRVLVNMPASQGAIGDIYNFRLEPSLTLGCGSWGNNSVSENVGPKHLLNIKTVAARRENMLWFKLPPKVYFKYGCLPVALQELAGRKKAFIVTDSFLFGSGMIDKVTKPLVKMGIECEVFHQVKPDPTLGTINTALGLVNAFHPDIFIAVGGGSPMDAAKILWLLYEHPEVKFDGLALRFMDIRKRIYAFPHMGEKAKLVCIPTTSGTGSEVTPFAIITDENTGMKYAIADYALTPSMAIVDSELAMGQPKSLTASCGIDVLTHALEALASSMSTDYTNGLALEAARVIFKYLPAAYADGTDRKAREKVHNASTMAGMAFANAFLGLCHSMAHKLGAQFHVPHGMANGLLLTNIIRFNANDNPTKQAAFPQYEFPSVVSRYARAADYIAMAVNDQKNTPYVVTKPGMTMEQKVEALIAGIEALKKVLNIPPSIKEWGVDEKEFLDAVDELSVKAFDDQCTGTNPRYPLISQIKALYLDSYYGRAWHEEA
- a CDS encoding DUF6062 family protein, coding for MKVQLETIPVWDALKAGGECFLCDLKAESEADAVRFYLGPSVMNPETRVKVNENGFCPRHFEALIAAGKPQGLGLMAETYLEADRAAWKASLEGLLSAKAGRKLDKAVEGVRQSGRVPRPPLPDLPPDRGAGGPVPVHHGQSVRVGPGIPRRPCPFQRVLHPPFPTAPHHFPRRALSRRPRLVRPSDHPGGDGQPHQTAGRGDLDDGEVQDGELRQTVERVRGCPEAGRSEACRSCKGIC
- a CDS encoding FAD-dependent oxidoreductase codes for the protein MSGKTYVVVGGVAGGAGAAARLRRLDEDATIILYEKGPYVSFANCGLPYYAGGVIQDRERLLVTPPATFTDVFGIQLHTDTEVTAIDPKGKTVTVKGKDGKEQKQAYDALVLSPGAKPFVPPLPGVDDPAVLTVRNIPDIDRVVATMKKAKKAVVVGGGFIGLEMAENLSEKGIAVTLVEAAPQCMTPLDYDMAVFVHQALRSHGVELRLSSPLQKIVRTGDTVQVVLPDKTISDVDLVILSIGVMPDSHLAKEAGLTVDAKGIHLVNEKFQTSDPFIWAIGDAIAFPSPFTGKPWAVALAGPANKMARLCADSIVLGKPTTPYPGTYGASVAKVFDLAAGSVGMNARTAAKEGLTFGVAVTHTPDHASYYPGSTQLTAKIVYEKPSGKLLGGQVVGYHGVDKKIDVLSVLLSHGGTVRDLESFEQAYAPPFNSAKDTLNMLGFIASNDLDGLDHLVDWQQARRW
- the aspS gene encoding aspartate--tRNA ligase, which translates into the protein MQRTTTCGALRKEDNGKTVILNGWVFRDRNHGALSFINLRDRYGVTQVVVDDDAPAELQETAGQLKEEYCIAVQGIVRLRPDDMVNKEMPTGDVEVKAETIQILSKCEPLPFRIDDPNQVPNEDLRLRYRFLDLRTQGMQERIRLRHEFVHSIRNFLCDEGFYEIETPTLVRKTPEGARDFIVPSRLWPGKFYALPQSPQLYKQLLMVGGMDKYFQIARCYRDEDARGDRQLEFTQLDVEMSFVKRDDVLLLMERLFGQVFKEVVHYDLPEHFRRIKWYDSMNTYGCDKPDLRFGLEMQDMDEFAAKTNFGVFKDILAAKGHVKAICAPNPKRVEKKAVVGPKDKPLEEYTRKYIDSLEETAKTYGAKGLAWAKVGANGTLSGGISKYLAGLESELVARFDAKEGDLLLFIAHENWKKCCASLGAIRSRLGKELYLIPPHTYAFCWIIDFPLFEYNEEEGHWEAAHHMFSMPQAEYIPTLEKDPGAVIGDLYDMVCNGYECASGSIRIHDIELQKRIFRICNYPDEKAQAAFGFLLDAFKYGPPPHGGIAPGIDRMVMIISEQNSIHEVIAFPKNTVGVCSMDDSPSPVDEAQLTMDNIAVRMPPAKDKA
- a CDS encoding MarR family transcriptional regulator, translated to MVDFCALRRLIVDIQKIEDDIQRKYQLTFMQASLLCALEHGYEDGKSIACQMRLSPSRMTRLLDVLEQKKLVVRSSSPVDRRNNVVSITEEGEKALSLIKSSDVAIPAYINQMLTKGETE
- a CDS encoding 1-deoxy-D-xylulose-5-phosphate synthase, producing the protein MRDTKDIPFMRDALMASVNDLAAEHKEIVFLDADLSSCIGSTSFQKLYPDRFYNCGIAEANMVAVAAGLSSMGLVPFVHSFGCFASRRAFDQFYISVGYAHQVIHLIGSDPGVLAQYNGGTHMPFEDIGLMRQVPGVIIIDPSDKQSMYELTRQVYESGKISYTRSGRKTNTYRYPVGTTEIKLGKGIVLSEGEDLGIFATGEVMVNAATEAVKLLAEKGIKATLVDLHTIRPLDTDLVSKVAAKTGRILVCENGRYPGGVGEEIAAYLAKTNPVKMDFVNVGEEFGEVGTLSYLTGRFGFTAPHIAEVAEALAKR
- a CDS encoding DsrE/DsrF/DrsH-like family protein, producing MVKNGAYLVDVRTAMEYSLGSISGAVNLPHASIREHLDKLPKDRPIVLMCAIGLRGHIAGRVLLQHGFTNVVNVTGGYKSWHAVIADKEAMTIKEEPKMEAKGDDSLTLDACGLQCPGPIVSLKQKMDSLDVGERLIVKATDPGFRSDVKSWCQMTGNTLEGVTEDGGIITASIKKGEQKEACSIPVCTKAATIIVFSNDFDRALAAFVLANGAAASGKPVTMFFTFWGLSVLRKKPDHRVKKDFMGKMFGAMLPKNMDDLSLSSMNFCGMGPKMMKGRMKKKQVDQLKTMFQTAKQNNVRFIACQMSMDIMGITKDELLDGVEVGGVGTYMGEASKGDVNLFI
- a CDS encoding OsmC family protein, whose amino-acid sequence is MSQERSVRADFVPDHYQFTTPSGDAYAYTPTTGPYEYLLGALSGCLFMTFKDIAKEMHVGWEHMSFQTHGVKRDEIPTWLKSVDIHVTVTGASDAQLFTKAFEKATHNCSIYNTIAKVATMEWTVEFA
- the xylA gene encoding xylose isomerase — its product is MQDYFVGDREYFPGIKKIQYEGKESQNPLAFHFYDAKKKIGGKTMAEHLRFATAYWHSFCANGTDQFGSGTLQFPWDDPDPKAKARKKADAAFEFITKLGTPFYCFHDVDASWEGDSAEAYVENYHQTADWLLERQKATGVKLLWNTSNVFSHPRYMNGAATNPEFDILCRSAVQVKTSLDVNVQLGGQNYVFWGGREGYMTLLNTNMKREREHLGRYLAMARDYGRKIGFTGTFLIEPKPMEPTKHQYDYDAQTAIAFIREFGLEKDFKCNIEANHATLAGHSFDHDLQVCADNGLLGSVDANQGDRFNGWDTDEFPSDVYETTRAMLVILRSGGLHTGGLNFDAKRRRNSTDPEDLFIAHIGGMDSFALGLEIAYRIIQDGKLDKFVTDRYTSYDTGLGRQFEDGKLDFAQLAEHGMHAPCRLVSGKQEYLNNLLNDYLFGR